From Micromonospora echinospora:
GCCAGGTCAGCTCCCGCTTGGTGATGTCCGGCGTGTAGTAGACCGCGCCCATCCCGGTGGCCACGAACGCGCCCTTGTTGCGGGGCTTGTTCGTCACCGCGGGCTCCATGGCCAGCATGCCCTCCCGGCTGAACTCGTCGTCGACCCGGGGCCCGTCGGGCAGGTACGACAGGGAGAGCAGGCGGGGCCGGTTACGGTCGCTGATGTCGTACGTGCGGACCGTGCGGCGCTGCAGATTGGGGTCGGTCACCAGGCCGGCGACGACGTGCCGCACCTCGACGAAGTCGCTGGTGACCAGCCGGTTCAGGTCCTCGCGCAGCGCGATGCCGTGCGGGTTGGCGCAGGTCGGCACTGGCAGCGCCGGCTGGTTGGGGCAGGAGACCGGGTCCTCGGCCTCCTTCTTCGCCGCCGGCATCTCGGCCAGCACCCGGCCGTCGGCGCCGAGCCGGACCACCTCGCCGGGGGAGCCGGCGAAGCCGTTGCCCACGCGGGTCTGCCCGTCGGAGTAGGTGCAGGGGCCGGCGACGTCGGGCCCGCCCATGTACGACCCGTACGCGGTGCCGTCGCGCAGGACGGTGAACGCGTCCGGCACCGAGCCGCACGGGGTGTCATGCGGCAGCGTCACGCCGCTGAGCGAGACCCGGGGCAGCCGGCTGACGTCGAAGACGAAGACGGTGTCGCTGAGCAGGCCGCCCGCGTACACCTTGTCGCCCTTGCGCCAGGTGTACTGCATGTGGTGCGGCTCGTTGCCGAAGACCGAGTCGACGGTGACGGTGTTCGCCACCCGGCCGTAGTCGGGTGAGCCGGGGGTGGCGTCCACGACGGCGAGGAAGTCGGGGTCGGGCTTGCCGTCGGGGCCGGGGGCGGCGTCGCCGGTCCACACCAGCAGCCACTGGCGGGCGGGCGCACCCGCCCGCTCGGCGGCCTGAGCCGTGCGGGTGAGGTGATTGGTGATCCGGTACGGCTGACCGTCGCTGCCGGTCACGGTCGAGGTGATCCGTCGCACGGACGCCCCGGCCGCGGCCGGGGGCGGCACCAGGCCGCTGCTGACTGCGACGAGCGCGATCACTCCGATGTGGGCGGCGCGCCGGAGCGGGCCGCGCAGTTGTCTACGGGGCATG
This genomic window contains:
- a CDS encoding selenium-binding family protein, encoding MPRRQLRGPLRRAAHIGVIALVAVSSGLVPPPAAAGASVRRITSTVTGSDGQPYRITNHLTRTAQAAERAGAPARQWLLVWTGDAAPGPDGKPDPDFLAVVDATPGSPDYGRVANTVTVDSVFGNEPHHMQYTWRKGDKVYAGGLLSDTVFVFDVSRLPRVSLSGVTLPHDTPCGSVPDAFTVLRDGTAYGSYMGGPDVAGPCTYSDGQTRVGNGFAGSPGEVVRLGADGRVLAEMPAAKKEAEDPVSCPNQPALPVPTCANPHGIALREDLNRLVTSDFVEVRHVVAGLVTDPNLQRRTVRTYDISDRNRPRLLSLSYLPDGPRVDDEFSREGMLAMEPAVTNKPRNKGAFVATGMGAVYYTPDITKRELTWRQVFDDATAFRRIYPRDTPTSAADGGSWLMVSPDDRFLFHTVMFGGNNSPAVNAESGMVYVLDIRRLLAAGSRTSCQIDTIAETVRGGAEPDCPALVSALPIVDTTLGGPHWGALDTFRPMAGGKHFRQTDQVSRVVTSNYFVAPTGLDGDARICMALVDPAGRLTEDRAFRDEHTGRRCVSFDRTSWPHGDTGKANPHGLLFAVADAQLR